In Anoplopoma fimbria isolate UVic2021 breed Golden Eagle Sablefish chromosome 22, Afim_UVic_2022, whole genome shotgun sequence, a genomic segment contains:
- the stradb gene encoding STE20-related kinase adapter protein beta: MSFLDCSCISHTQVQPLDIEEQYEDISHQFLSCDGSEYTLQGPAGGDDITGLSAEPAHYQLLSELGRGFNNLSQVNLARHVPTGQPVAVKQTNLDECTEEELLQLMSEVLLSKLFRHPNLLTSRLVFSSCCQLWVLTPLMAYGSADALLRTYFADGMSESLIAYLLYGVLKALEYLHRMGYVHRGVKASHILLSGQGRVYLSGLHSVYSMMRDGKRMRAVFDMPHHSPALLPWLSPELLRQDLHGYGVKSDIYSLGIVACELVSGRVPFQDMLPTQMLLQKLRGSHCCLLDVAPFPLGELGGLKVSRSGVDSGIGESVATGSMTHSATAPPTDRPQSPAPKNHSATLHNLVQLCLQQQPERRPSASTLLTHAFFKQVKRHTRDTFLGLMYPAVPLTSPMDPPVSCPPAPSCHAPLSASAEAAWDFS, from the exons ATGTCTTTCTTG GACTGTTCCTGCATCTCCCACACTCAAGTCCAGCCCTTGGACATAGAGGAGCAGTATGAGGACATCAGCCACCAGTTCCTG AGCTGTGATGGTTCTGAATACACCCTGCAAGGGCCGGCTGGTGGCGATGACATCACGGGGCTGTCAGCTGAGCCGGCCCACTACCAGCTGCTGTCCGAGCTGG GGAGGGGCTTCAACAACCTGAGCCAGGTGAACTTGGCGCGCCACGTCCCGACTGGCCAGCCGGTGGCCGTCAAGCAAACCAACCTGGACGAGTGCacggaggaggagctgctgcagctcatg AGCGAGGTCCTGCTGTCCAAGCTGTTCCGTCACCCCAACCTGTTGACCTCTCGCCTGGTTTTCAGCTCCTGCTGCCAGCTCTGGGTCCTCACGCCCCTCATGGCCTACG GCTCTGCAGACGCCTTACTCCGAACATACTTCGCAGACGGAATGAGTGAATCCCTGATAGCGTACCTGCTATACGGCGTGCTGAAAGCATTGGAATACCTGCACCGGATGGGCTACGTTCACCG GGGGGTGAAGGCCAGTCATATCCTGCTGTCTGGGCAGGGGCGTGTCTACCTCTCAGGGCTCCACAGTGTTTACAGCATGATGCGCGATGGGAAGAGGATGAGGGCGGTGTTCGACATGCCCCACCACAGCCCCGCCCTGTTGCCCTGGCTCAGCCCCGAACTACTGCGACAG GACCTGCACGGCTACGGGGTGAAGTCAGATATCTACAGTTTGGGTATCGTGGCCTGTGAGCTGGTCAGCGGCAGGGTGCCTTTCCAGGATATGCTCCCAACTCAG ATGCTGCTTCAGAAGCTGCGCGGCTCCCACTGCTGCCTGCTGGACGTGGCTCCCTTCCCGCTGGGCGAGCTGGGCGGGCTGAAAGTGTCGCGGTCCGGGGTGGACTCCGGCATCGGGGAGAGCGTGGCCACCGGAAGCATGACGCACAGCGCCACGGCTCCTCCCACCGACCGACCTCAGAGCCCCGCCCCCAAAAACCACTCTGCCACCCTGCACAACCTGGTCCAGCtgtgtctgcagcagcagcccgAGCGCAG GCCGTCAGCATCTACACTGTTGACCCACGCCTTCTTCAAGCAG GTGAAGAGGCACACCAGAGACACCTTCCTCGGCCTCATGTACCCAGCAGTGCCCCTCACCAGCCCCATGGACCCTCCGGTATCCTGCCCCCCCGCCCCGTCCTGCCACGCTCCGCTGTCGGCATCCGCCGAGGCCGCATGGGACTTCTCCTAA